TACCTGGGGCGAGCGTTACGCGTGGCAACCGGCCGCGGAATCGCGTTCTCCGGAGCGGGGCGTGGCGAACATTCTCTATACGTCCGGTTCAACCGGCAGGCCCAAAGGTGTCGAAATCACGACACGCAGTCTGCTGCACTTTTCGGAATGGGGCGCGGACTGTTTCGAATTAGGACCGGAAGACCGGCTCTCCAACCACGCGCCGTACAATTTCGATTTATCCACATTCGATATATTCGCGGCGGTGCGGGTGGGGGCGACCATGTGTCCCGTACCTGAATCGCTCAAGATGTTTCCCTATCGTACGGCGAAGTTCATTGCCGAGCAGGGAATCACCACATGGTATTCGGTTCCGTCGGCACTGATCATGATGCAGCTTCGCGGCCGGCTCCCGGAGCACGACTTTTCGCGGCTGCGGCATGTGATCTTCGCGGGCGAGGTCATGCCGAAGCCGGCGCTGCAAGCGCTGTCGATGGAGATTCCCCACGTTTCATGGACAAATCTCTACGGGCCGACGGAGACGAATGTCTGCACATGGCATCGGTGTACGGGGGCGGATATCGCGGACGACGGACCGGTGCCCATCGGCGTCGCCATTCGCGACACGCGCCTGTGGATCACTGATGAGAATGGTCAACCGGTCGGAGAGGGGGAATCCGGTGAGTTGCTCGTGGCGGGGCCGACAGTGACGACCGGCTACTTTGGTGACAATGAGATGACGCGGTCCAGGCTCTGCGCCGTCCCGGATGGTGGGGGACTGAGGTACCGCACGGGGGATCGGGTGCGGCGGCGCAGCGACGGCGTCTTGCTCTTCGAGGGACGCATCGATCGAATGATCAAGTGTCGGGGACACCGGATCGAGCCGGGAGAAGTGGAAGCGGCGCTGCACCGTCATCCGGCCGTGAAGGAGGCCGCGGTGGTTCCTGTCGCCGATCCGGTTTTCGGCAACCGGATTCGCGCCTGCGTATCGGCCAAAGCCGGTGCCGCGCTCGATGAAGCGGGGCTGGTGGCATTCTGCAGGCCGCTGCTGCCCGGGTACATGATGCCGGATGAATGGCACTTTTCGCCGGAGCTGCCCCGGACAGACCGGGGAAAAATCGACCTTCAGGCTCTGATGCGTGCCGGTTCGTGATTGCGTACGGGGCGAAAGCGCGGAAGCGACATTTCGTTGAGCTGAGTGATCGGGCGCTGGTACAGGACGATGCTTCAGCGAGGCTTGAAATGCAAAGGATGCTCGCCTTCCTGTTGATCCTGTTTCTCGCCGCCTGCCGTGACCGTGACGAGGCAACCGGGCCGATGAGCCGGCCTGCGGCCGCCGCCGATCCGAACCCGATTGCGACAACAACGGCATCGGAGCCATCGAGCTCGGTCACATCAACCGCACCCAACTCATTGGCGGCGAAGAAGCTCTCCGAGCGGCGGAAGATCGAGCGCTTGATCGAGCATGTTGAATCGCTGGAGGGCGCGGTTTTCATTCGTAACGGCGATGAACACACATGCCGCGAGGCGGCCGGTCATTTGCGTGACAAGTGGCAATGGAAGCGCCGCGAAATCCGGACGTCGCGCGATTTTATTCGCGTGGCAGCGACGAAGTCGTCGGTCAGTGGCCAGCCCTATCTCATTCGCTTCAATGACGGCCGTGAAGTGAGGAGCGACGAATATCTGCTGAAGGAGTTGAAGCGAATCGAGTCTGGATCGAATTAGGCGTGCCGGGCACTGGCGCTCAGACTCGTTCGATTGCCTTCGCCGTTCTGGCCACGGAAAGAAACAGCGCCTGCTCAGCCGGTGAATAGACGCGCTTCCGTCGCGCGACGACCTTCATCGCGACGGCGAGCGCCTTTTGCGGCTCGTTGATTGATCGGCCGTCGTCCGTCAACCATGTGAAACTGGGCACGAATTTCGGCGGGTGAGAACTGGCGAACAGATTCGCGGCATAGCCGACGATGCAGCCGGTCGGCAGGACGGTGTTGATCCCGGTCTTGGCGTGGTCGCCGATGATTGAGCCGATGAACATTTCTCCGGTATCGATTTCCGAACCATTGAGGGCGACTTTGATTGATCCGTAGGTGTTTTTCAGGTCGCTCGTGACCGTGTCCGCGCCGAGATTGACCCATTCGCCGACATAGCTATGGCCGACGAAGCCGTCATGCTGCTTGTTCGAATAACCGTGGAAAATCGCGCCCTCGATTTCGCCGCCAACCTTGCAGAAAGTGCCGATGCTGGTTCCGCCACGGATGTTGGCGCCGGCCTGCACGGTGCATTGGTCGCCGATGAAGCAGGGGCCGGTGACTGTCACATTCGGCGCGATATTGACGTTCTCCCCAATGTGAATCGGACCGTCTTCGGCATCGAGCACGGTGCAGGGTTTGATCTTCGAGCCCTTGCCGATACGGACCGCGGAATCGTTCAAGATGTGCGCTCCGGCATAAACGTTACCCAGAATTTCGCCGCTGCCCAGCGCCAGAAATTGACGATTGATTTCGTCCGCGTTTGCGTGGATCAGTTGCCATGGATAGCGGATGAGGCGAAACTCGCCAGCGGTTGCTTCGAGGCGGCGCAGATTCGCCGTGGCGGCACGGAGCTTGTCGTGATCGAGCATCGTCTGAACCGTCCACGCCTTTACGGCGGCGGCGGAGAGATTTGCGGCGACGAGCGTGTCACCTTGCCAGATCGCGCAATCCGGCGGCAAATCGATGCGCTTTGAGAGTAGCACGCGCCCGTTGATCCAGAGCTGGCGATCGGAGGTTGGAGCGGCATTGACGGGCAGGGACCAACGCTCAACCATGACCGGCGCGATCTCCGGCCTCACGAACATTGCATTGATCGGCGCGGCGTAGGCGTGTTCGATCTTGTTGCGAAGATTGTCAAACCCGCAGCGGAGATTGAACGTCGCGCGGGAATAGACGAGGGGAAGCAGATCGCGATAACCGGCGTCTTCGAACAGGACGATCGTCATACAGGTCGATTATACGATCGACTGCTTTCGCCGCGAATGGGAAATCGGCGATCAAGGTTTCGCCCGGTGAATTGAAAACGGGGTTGAATTCCGAATCTGCATTCCAATGGACGACCGCGCGAGCGCGAGGTCGAATCGGAACTGGAGCCGGGTTTGCGGCGCTCGCCGGTGCGACTTTCCAGGGCCGGGATTGTATCATGGTCGGCGACGGTTGCGGAAATGCTTGCCGATGAGTGAACACATGAATGAGTCGTTTTCCAGGTGGCTTGACGCCATGCACGTTCGCGAGGCGTCGGATCTGCATCTTGTTCCGGGCTACCGGCCGACTTACCGGATTCATGGTGAGCTCATACCCGCGGCGGACGAAGTGGTTGAAGGACAATCGCTGCTGGCGCTGCTCGAGCCGATTGTTCCGCCTGCGATGCGGAGCCGGCTGGGGCAGGGCGATCTGGATTTCGCATTTCAGTTTTCCGGTGCGACGCCCGGCGGGCGTGCTTGCGTGAAGCGGTTCCGGGCCAATGTGTTCTCATCGCGCGGTTCATGCGGTGCGTGCTTTCGGGCCATTCCCGAATCCATACCGACGCTGATCGAGCTGGGCTTCGATACGGCGCTGGGCAGCCGGTTGTCCATGCAGAAGGACGGCCTCGTCCTTGTGACTGGAATCACGGGCAGCGGCAAGACGACGACGCTGGCCGCCCTGATCCAGATGCTGAATTCAGGCGGGGGCTATCGAATCATCACGATTGAAGAGCCGATCGAATATATCTACCCGCAGGACGGCGCGAGCATCATCACCCAGCGGGAGGTCGGTTCGGATGTGCCGTCGTTTTATGAGGGTCTTCGCTCGGGACTGCGGCAGGATCCCGATGTCATTCTTGTCGGTGAGATCCGCGACATGGAGACGGCACAGCTCGCCATCTCCGCGGCGGAGACGGGGCACCTCATCTTTGCAACCATGCACACGCGCGATGCAAAGGGGGCAATCACACGATTGATTGATCTGTTTCCCGGTGAGCGGCACGACGACATCCGGGCGCAGCTTTCAATGAGCCTGCGGTTTGTCGTTGGGCAACATCTGCTGCCATCGGCGATCGGTGGGCGTCGCGTTCTGGCGATGGAAGTGCTCGGTGCGAACTATGCGGTCCGCAATGCGATTCGGACCGGCAAGATTGAATCGATCGAATCGGCGATTCAGAGCGGCCGGGCGGATGGGATGTTCACACTCGATACCGATCTTCGACGGCTGGTCGGCGTGGGTCGAATCACGCTGGAGACGGCTCGGGCGTACGCCAACGATCCGGACGAGTTTTCCGGGCGGTGACGGGGCTTGCCGTCGGAAGTGCTGGACGGCTCACTTCGATTGTGCCCGCGGAAGCATCGCGAGACATGGGTTGATTCAATCTCAATTCCGGCTGAGTTGTGACGGATCGGCGCGATCGATATAGTCTCGCCCGATGTCCGACCATTCGTCACGATTTCTCGGGTCTGCCCGACTTGTCGCATTCTGCACGCTCCTGTCGCGGGTCACCGGTCTGGCTCGTGACATGGTGATGAATTATGCCTACGGGCAAAGCTGGGTGCAGGACGCATTCAATTACGGATTCCAGGTGCCTAACCTGTTTCGTCGTCTCTTCGGGGAAGGGGCGCTCTCCGCCGTCTTCATCCCGGTCTTTACCGATGTCCTCGATAAGAAGGGTCGCGATCGGGCCTGGCTTCTGCTGGGGCGCGTGGCGGGCATCATGACGCTGGTACTCGTGGTGCTGCTTGTTTTGCTGGAGCTGGTCGCGCTTGTCGTCTATTGGCGTTCGCCGGGCGGGACCATGTCGACCCTGCAAATCGGGCTGACGGCCGTGATGCTGCCCTTCATGGTGGGTGTATGCCTCGTCGCGCTATTCTCGAGCATCCTCAATTGTCTGAACCACTTCACCGTGCCGGCGTTGCTGCCCATCGTGCTGAACGTGGTGAATATGGTCGGCGTGACGACGGTCGGTCCGCTGATGTTCGGCGAGCAAATCGAACGTCAGGTTTACGGCGTGGCTGTCTGCGTGCTGGCCTCGAGCGTCATTCAGTTGTTCATGATCTTCCCGACGCTGCGCCGATACGGCGTGCATTTTCGCCTGTCGCTTGATCATCGCGACGAGGACTTGCGAACCATTCTGCGCATGTTCATTCCCGTGATGCTGGGTCAGGGCGTGCTGCTCTTCAACGTGTTCTTTGATGCCCAGATTTGCACAATGCTGACACGCGGTCCCGGAGATCCCGCGACATTCACGCTGTTCGGTACCTCAATTCGCTATCCGCTTGAGGAAGGCGCGTTCTCCGCCGTGACGAATGCACAGCGCTTGTATCAGTTTCCGCTCGGCGTGCTGGCGATTTCGCTTGCAACGGCGGCGTTTCCGATGTTTAGCCGATTCGCGAGCCGGCGCGATCTCGCAGGCCTTCGTAGCGCTTTGACGCAGGCGCTTCGGCTGGCGGTGTTTGTCGGGCTGCCGTCAGGGCTTCTGATGATTGTGCTTCGCGAGCCAATCGTCACGCTGCTCTTCGAGCGAGGGCGTTTTGATCATTCGGACACCGTGCGGTCGGCGGCCGTGTTGATGTGGTATGGGCTGGGTATGGCGGCATTCTGCTGCCAGCACATACTGCTTCGCGGCTTCTACAGCCTGAAAGACACGATGACGCCGATGTGGGTCAGTTGCTGGCTCGTCGGATTGAATGCGGTGATGAACGTCGTACTGCTCTGGTGGATTGGCGAAGCGGCTTTCGGCGTGAGCACATCGATCACTTCGTTCCTGCATGTATTCATTTCGACGATGCTTCTGCGTCGAAAGCTGCAAGGGCGAATCGGAGCAACGGCATTGGCCGGATCCACCGCAAAAGCCGTGACGGCCACACTGCTGGCCTGTGGGGTGGCCCACATGGTGCTGTCTCGCCTGCCGGAGGCGGGCGTCGGTGGGTGGCCGCGAATCGTCCGGGATTGCACGATGGTCTTCGGGCCAGCGGCGGCGGCCGGGCTGGTGTTCATCATCGTCGCTCGGATGCTCCGAATGGACGAGCTGGGTTGGCTGTTCTCTCGCGGCAGGAAATCGGTCGACACAGTGTGAATTACCCGAACGCGCCCTCGAACGAGCATGCCGTTTGAGGCTATACTATTCGGATCATGCTCGATTTCGCGGCGATCACCGTCGATCCGGATTCGCTCCCGCAGCTCACCGATCTGCGTGAACTGTTCGAGCGCTCTGCGCCGATTGAGCTTGAGATCGGCTGCGGCAAAGGCGGCTTCCTGCTCCGGCAGGCGCAGACCCATCCGGATCGCAACTATGTCGGCATCGAATGGGCGAACAAGTTCTTCAAATATGCCGCTGATCGTATGGCGCGTTGGGGTGTCGCCAATGTCCGTCTGATGCGAACCGATGCACGCGAGTTTGTGATGACGCGCCTCGCCGCCGGCAGCCTGGCCGCGCTGCATATTTATCATCCGGATCCGTGGCCCAAGAAGCGGCATCTTCGCCGGCGATTGATCCAGCCGGCCTTTGTCGATGCCGCGATCCGTGCGCTGGCGAGTGGTTCACGGTTGGCGATTCAGACGGACCACGCTGACTACTTCGAACAGATCAAGGCAGTGACCGCGGCTCGAATTGAGCTGGAGGCGGTCGATTTTCGCGACGAGGATTTCGGCACGGCCGAAGGCGATGTGAAGACCAACTTTGAGATCAAGTACATCCGCGAGGGCCGCCCGATCCATCGGCTCGCGTTCAGGCGACGATGATGTTGTACCGGGTGATTACATTCCTGCTGCTGCTTTGCATTCGCGGCTACCAGGCTGCGATCCGACCATTGCTCTTTGGCCATTGCCGATACATTCCGACCTGCAGTGAGTACGCCATCGAAGCAATTGAGCGATATGGTCCGCTTCGCGGCATGTGGATCGGTCTGAAGCGAATTTTTCGCTGCCATCCCGGACGGCGAAGCGGCTACGACCCGGTGCCGTAGCGAAATGCGATGAAATCACAATGTTCGCCAATCGTGCCGTCCACGCGGCACGGGGGATCAAGCCATCATGAGTCAAGTCACGAGCTGTCTTCTTGTCACTGTGGCATCGGTGGTCGCGCTGTGCGGTCGGCCGGTTCTGGCGGTGGATCTTCCACCCATGCCGGATTTCCACCGACACACCAATTACGCCCAATGGTACGAGTCTGTAGCCAGGGTGCCGGACAAGGATGATGCCTATTCGTTGTACGCCGAGTTCATGCCCGGCCTGGTTGACAGTCCAGTCAAGGAGAAAAACTGGCCGGAATTCGACGGTATGTTGACCGGCTCCGCCGCGGCCGACAACACGGAGGTATCAACCGGCGAGGCGGATACGCGCACGAAGCGCAGTCCGGCGCCGTGGTTCCCGAACCGGCGCGGTTCGTGGGAGCAGTCATTCAAACGCACGAAGGCCGCGCTCAAGAAGTTCGAGATGGCTTCGAAGCGAAAATACGTCGTCGCGCCGATGACCATCGATGGCGATCGTGATGACAATGCCAATCGGCTTGAGAAAACGCAGTTGAAACACGTCCCGAAGCTGCGTCAATGTGCGCAGGGCGTCATGGAGAATGCATGGCGAATCGGGAAGGATGGCGACGTCGATCCGGCCAGGTTCATTGCATCTGTCGAAACCAATATTCGCGTGGCCGGGCAGCTGCGAACGGCCCGTTTCTCCATTGAACAGCTCACGGGCTACTCGATTCGGCGGATGACCTATCAACACATTCGCTGGGCGTTCGCGCACGGAGTATTGAAGCCGGCGGACGCGGCGAAGTTGTCGACGTCTCTGGCAAAGATTGATTCTCAGCCGCTGGACGCGTCGTACTGCCTCGGAACTGAATGCGCGATCATGCTGGACAATTTGCAGTACATCTTCGGTCCCCTCGGCGGCGGGGTGAAGCTGAATAGCAATCGATATCGCGATGTGACCGGCCAGACGCTGGGCGGCGGAAATCGCTTCGCACTGGGCGCGCGCGTCGATGCCGATCCCGCCGGCACGGCAAGTGCCGTCATGGCGGCGTTCAAGACGATCGACCGACTGATGGAACCGGGATACGCCACCGAGAACAATCAGGGAATCATCGATGCCGGCCGCCAGCTTGCCCAGACGAACAATCTGACCAAGGGTATGCTCTATGGAGCCGAGGGCACATACTCGCGGATTTACACGCTTGCGGCTCAGTGCGAAGCGGAACGGCGTGCGACGCAACTGCTGCTGGCCGTATTCTCGTACAAGCCGAAGAAAGGCGACGGTAAATACGCGTTTCCGAAAAAACTGTCGGAGTTGGACAAGGGACGCGTCGGCAAGGTGCTCAAGGACCCGTTCAGCGGCAAGACGTTCAAGTACTTTCTGAATGATGGTCAACCCGTGCTCTATTGCCTCGGCCACGACGGCGAAGACGACGGGGGCCAGCACGACGAAGGTTGGAACGCCTCGACCGACTATGTCTATTGGCCGTTGCCCGCCAGCGAGGAGGCTGTGATCGCTTCGCGCATTAATCGCGTGAAGGCTGCCGACATGACGGCACTGGCGGACATCGGAGAAAAGCTGAAGGGAAAGCGCGTCACGGTGTCGGCAGTCGTGGAGAGCATCTCATCACGGCCCAGCGCGAAACACGGCGAACGGCATTCGGTGATTCTCAAGGATGGCGATGTCGAGGTGAAATTGTACTACTATGATCGGACGGCGCAGGAGATGTCGGCGTCTCAGAAGCTGGTCGAGGGTCGGCGCATTCGGGTGATCGGGGTTGTCGTCAAGGAAGACGGCAAGTGGCGAATTGAACTCCAGAACGCGCGCGACCTGGCGTACGAAGAATGACTGCAACGAGCCGGGAAGAGCAATCCGATCGGCCGGTGCCTCCCTCAACGCGTGATGAATGGCTCACTCGTCACCGGTATTCGGGGGCGTTTGAGCGCGTGGGCTACGCCGGACTGGGCGAGCGATACAACCGGGCGCTATATCGATTGCGCCATGCCCATTTCATCAGGTTGCTGCGGCGGCTGCTTCCGACTCAGGAGTGCAACGTCCTTGACATCGGCTGCGGCACCGGATTCTACATTGAAATCTATCGGTCGCTCGGGCTTCGGCGGCTGTCCGGGATCGATATCTCACCAGAAGCGGTCCGGCGCCTGCGCGAGCGGTTTCCGGGACAGGTGTTTGAGGCTGGCGACATCAGTGAGGGCCTGCCGGAAATGATTCGTGCGGGTGGCCCGTTTGAAGTGGTGTCGGCGATGGACGTGCTTTTCCACATCACCGATGACGCGCTCTGGCGACGAGCCCTGAGGGTATGCGGCGAAGCCGTCGTGCCGGGCGGGATTCTCATCGTGACGGACAATTTTCCAGCGCGCACCTTGCCCGCGACCGCAAGCCAGTCATTTCACACGCTCGACGAGCATCTCGCCGAATTGTCGCCCATCGGATTCAGATTGATTCAGATGCGCCCGGTGTTCTTTGTGTCCAATGGTCAGGTATGCGCGGACGGCCTGCGCGGCGCGGCGATGACGTGGGCCTGGCGTCACTTCTCAAGCGTGCTCGCGAAAACGATCCGGACCTTGCCGTCCGTGGGAGAGGCGGTCGGCGCTGTCGCAGGCGGCGTCCTGACGACATTCGATGCGATCCTTCAACGTCAACGGTGGGTCCGCGGCTTCTCGACGAAGGTTGCGGTCT
This genomic interval from Phycisphaerae bacterium contains the following:
- the yidD gene encoding membrane protein insertion efficiency factor YidD; protein product: MTFLLLLCIRGYQAAIRPLLFGHCRYIPTCSEYAIEAIERYGPLRGMWIGLKRIFRCHPGRRSGYDPVP
- a CDS encoding amino acid adenylation domain-containing protein, translated to MMDDSSLYTLLENAASRHGSRPSVEFGGTSLSYRHLHARASDFAGLLESVGAGPGVRVAFCFRKSIEAIVAMFGLIRAGATYVPIDPAWPAERVQAIVGDAGITIWVGSGNPPAGVTGVELVFANPDESAMATWGERYAWQPAAESRSPERGVANILYTSGSTGRPKGVEITTRSLLHFSEWGADCFELGPEDRLSNHAPYNFDLSTFDIFAAVRVGATMCPVPESLKMFPYRTAKFIAEQGITTWYSVPSALIMMQLRGRLPEHDFSRLRHVIFAGEVMPKPALQALSMEIPHVSWTNLYGPTETNVCTWHRCTGADIADDGPVPIGVAIRDTRLWITDENGQPVGEGESGELLVAGPTVTTGYFGDNEMTRSRLCAVPDGGGLRYRTGDRVRRRSDGVLLFEGRIDRMIKCRGHRIEPGEVEAALHRHPAVKEAAVVPVADPVFGNRIRACVSAKAGAALDEAGLVAFCRPLLPGYMMPDEWHFSPELPRTDRGKIDLQALMRAGS
- the murJ gene encoding murein biosynthesis integral membrane protein MurJ, which gives rise to MSDHSSRFLGSARLVAFCTLLSRVTGLARDMVMNYAYGQSWVQDAFNYGFQVPNLFRRLFGEGALSAVFIPVFTDVLDKKGRDRAWLLLGRVAGIMTLVLVVLLVLLELVALVVYWRSPGGTMSTLQIGLTAVMLPFMVGVCLVALFSSILNCLNHFTVPALLPIVLNVVNMVGVTTVGPLMFGEQIERQVYGVAVCVLASSVIQLFMIFPTLRRYGVHFRLSLDHRDEDLRTILRMFIPVMLGQGVLLFNVFFDAQICTMLTRGPGDPATFTLFGTSIRYPLEEGAFSAVTNAQRLYQFPLGVLAISLATAAFPMFSRFASRRDLAGLRSALTQALRLAVFVGLPSGLLMIVLREPIVTLLFERGRFDHSDTVRSAAVLMWYGLGMAAFCCQHILLRGFYSLKDTMTPMWVSCWLVGLNAVMNVVLLWWIGEAAFGVSTSITSFLHVFISTMLLRRKLQGRIGATALAGSTAKAVTATLLACGVAHMVLSRLPEAGVGGWPRIVRDCTMVFGPAAAAGLVFIIVARMLRMDELGWLFSRGRKSVDTV
- a CDS encoding OB-fold nucleic acid binding domain-containing protein, with the protein product MSQVTSCLLVTVASVVALCGRPVLAVDLPPMPDFHRHTNYAQWYESVARVPDKDDAYSLYAEFMPGLVDSPVKEKNWPEFDGMLTGSAAADNTEVSTGEADTRTKRSPAPWFPNRRGSWEQSFKRTKAALKKFEMASKRKYVVAPMTIDGDRDDNANRLEKTQLKHVPKLRQCAQGVMENAWRIGKDGDVDPARFIASVETNIRVAGQLRTARFSIEQLTGYSIRRMTYQHIRWAFAHGVLKPADAAKLSTSLAKIDSQPLDASYCLGTECAIMLDNLQYIFGPLGGGVKLNSNRYRDVTGQTLGGGNRFALGARVDADPAGTASAVMAAFKTIDRLMEPGYATENNQGIIDAGRQLAQTNNLTKGMLYGAEGTYSRIYTLAAQCEAERRATQLLLAVFSYKPKKGDGKYAFPKKLSELDKGRVGKVLKDPFSGKTFKYFLNDGQPVLYCLGHDGEDDGGQHDEGWNASTDYVYWPLPASEEAVIASRINRVKAADMTALADIGEKLKGKRVTVSAVVESISSRPSAKHGERHSVILKDGDVEVKLYYYDRTAQEMSASQKLVEGRRIRVIGVVVKEDGKWRIELQNARDLAYEE
- a CDS encoding class I SAM-dependent methyltransferase: MTATSREEQSDRPVPPSTRDEWLTRHRYSGAFERVGYAGLGERYNRALYRLRHAHFIRLLRRLLPTQECNVLDIGCGTGFYIEIYRSLGLRRLSGIDISPEAVRRLRERFPGQVFEAGDISEGLPEMIRAGGPFEVVSAMDVLFHITDDALWRRALRVCGEAVVPGGILIVTDNFPARTLPATASQSFHTLDEHLAELSPIGFRLIQMRPVFFVSNGQVCADGLRGAAMTWAWRHFSSVLAKTIRTLPSVGEAVGAVAGGVLTTFDAILQRQRWVRGFSTKVAVFQRARSASSF
- a CDS encoding PilT/PilU family type 4a pilus ATPase, encoding MNESFSRWLDAMHVREASDLHLVPGYRPTYRIHGELIPAADEVVEGQSLLALLEPIVPPAMRSRLGQGDLDFAFQFSGATPGGRACVKRFRANVFSSRGSCGACFRAIPESIPTLIELGFDTALGSRLSMQKDGLVLVTGITGSGKTTTLAALIQMLNSGGGYRIITIEEPIEYIYPQDGASIITQREVGSDVPSFYEGLRSGLRQDPDVILVGEIRDMETAQLAISAAETGHLIFATMHTRDAKGAITRLIDLFPGERHDDIRAQLSMSLRFVVGQHLLPSAIGGRRVLAMEVLGANYAVRNAIRTGKIESIESAIQSGRADGMFTLDTDLRRLVGVGRITLETARAYANDPDEFSGR
- a CDS encoding DUF5329 family protein, translating into MQRMLAFLLILFLAACRDRDEATGPMSRPAAAADPNPIATTTASEPSSSVTSTAPNSLAAKKLSERRKIERLIEHVESLEGAVFIRNGDEHTCREAAGHLRDKWQWKRREIRTSRDFIRVAATKSSVSGQPYLIRFNDGREVRSDEYLLKELKRIESGSN
- the trmB gene encoding tRNA (guanosine(46)-N7)-methyltransferase TrmB, whose protein sequence is MLDFAAITVDPDSLPQLTDLRELFERSAPIELEIGCGKGGFLLRQAQTHPDRNYVGIEWANKFFKYAADRMARWGVANVRLMRTDAREFVMTRLAAGSLAALHIYHPDPWPKKRHLRRRLIQPAFVDAAIRALASGSRLAIQTDHADYFEQIKAVTAARIELEAVDFRDEDFGTAEGDVKTNFEIKYIREGRPIHRLAFRRR